A single window of Salvia splendens isolate huo1 chromosome 8, SspV2, whole genome shotgun sequence DNA harbors:
- the LOC121745902 gene encoding uncharacterized protein LOC121745902 produces the protein MPTDAEGLLNLQIKIARVKKTLKKWNKEIFGNIHSNLRGMEEKIAVAQAEFKDRPSPENRTEINKLIAEYICLLRMEEDFWRQAKAGSKQKRIRMRIHKINSDGREITEETEIKNSAVQFFQNLLAPEPTVLEEPDLSLINPSPPSDDMNSLAKDPEAEEVKRAVFGISGDSAPGPDSLTATFFQACWEIIGRDVVAAISQLFHGVYLPRSVTATSIVLIPKKPSPDSWGDYRPINLCNVINKVITKIHTTRLAPLLPRLI, from the coding sequence ATGCCGACGGATGCAGAAGGACTCCTCAACCTCCAAATCAAAATTGCGAGAGTTAAAAAAACTTTGAAGAAATGGAATAAGGAGATCTTTGGAAACATTCACTCCAACCTTAGGGGCATGGAAGAGAAGATAGCGGTGGCCCAGGCAGAATTCAAAGATAGGCCATCACCAGAAAATAGAACGGAAATCAACAAACTcattgccgagtacatttgCCTACTCAGAATGGAGGAGGATTTTTGGCGCCAAGCAAAAGCTGGGTCAAAGCAAAAGAGAATCCGGATGCGTATCCACAAGATCAATAGTGATGGACGTGAAATTACGGAAGAAACAGAGATCAAGAACTCGGCGGTGCAATTCTTCCAAAATCTTCTTGCCCCCGAACCCACGGTGCTGGAGGAGCCGGATCTTAGCCTCATCAACCCATCCCCTCCCTCGGACGACATGAACTCCTTGGCTAAGGATCCGGAAGCGGAGGAGGTTAAACGAGCCGTCTTTGGCATCTCGGGCGACAGTGCGCCAGGCCCGGACAGCCTTACGGCCACTTTCTTTCAAGCGTGTTGGGAAATTATTGGCCGGGATGTGGTTGCAGCAATCAGCCAATTGTTTCATGGAGTTTACCTTCCGCGAAGTGTCACGGCTACAAGTATTGTcctcatccccaagaagccATCGCCGGACTCATGGGgtgactaccgacccatcaacCTATGCAATGTCATCAACAAGGTCATAACAAAGATTCACACGACGAGGTTAGCCCCCCTCCTCCCACGTCTTATCTAG